A section of the Candidatus Latescibacterota bacterium genome encodes:
- the obgE gene encoding GTPase ObgE, with the protein MLVDRVVIRVRSGRGGDGCVAFRREKFVPRGGPSGGDGGRGGDVVLEVDPRMHTLLDLRYRNSYQAENGRPGQGSEKSGKSGQDAVVPVPPGTVVRDVEEDAVLGDLVEPGQRLLVAKGGKGGHGNARFKSSIHQAPQKFTPGGAAEELTLELELKLIADVGLVGLPNAGKSTLLASLSDARPKIADYPFTTLEPNLGLVRTSQYRSLVMADVPGLIEGASDGRGLGKEFLRHVERCRVLLVLVDGSADDPLADYLTLLGELEAHEPALLEKERLFVLSKLDLLGGETPPRPSGLEERVGYLAISAVTGAGLDALRHVLDRHVTPPGEGDRPGHSPIPTL; encoded by the coding sequence ATGCTCGTCGACCGCGTGGTGATCCGTGTGCGCAGCGGTCGCGGAGGCGACGGCTGCGTGGCCTTTCGGCGCGAGAAGTTCGTGCCGCGCGGCGGGCCGTCGGGGGGCGATGGCGGCCGCGGCGGCGACGTCGTGCTCGAGGTCGATCCCCGCATGCACACGCTGCTCGACCTGCGCTACCGCAACAGCTATCAGGCCGAGAACGGCCGCCCGGGCCAGGGCTCGGAGAAGAGCGGCAAGAGCGGGCAGGACGCCGTCGTCCCCGTGCCGCCCGGCACGGTGGTCCGCGACGTGGAGGAGGACGCGGTCCTCGGCGACCTGGTGGAGCCGGGCCAGCGCCTGCTCGTGGCGAAGGGCGGCAAGGGGGGCCACGGCAACGCGCGCTTCAAGAGCTCCATCCACCAGGCGCCGCAGAAGTTCACGCCGGGCGGTGCGGCCGAGGAGCTGACCCTGGAGCTCGAGCTGAAGCTCATCGCCGACGTGGGCCTGGTCGGCCTGCCCAACGCGGGCAAGTCGACGCTGCTGGCCTCGCTCTCCGACGCCCGTCCCAAGATCGCCGACTACCCCTTCACCACGCTCGAGCCGAACCTCGGCCTCGTGCGCACGTCCCAGTACCGCAGCCTGGTGATGGCCGACGTCCCCGGCCTCATCGAGGGCGCCAGCGACGGCAGGGGACTGGGCAAGGAGTTCCTGCGGCACGTCGAGCGCTGCCGCGTGTTGCTGGTGCTGGTGGACGGCAGCGCGGACGACCCCCTGGCCGACTACCTGACCCTGCTCGGCGAGCTCGAAGCCCACGAACCCGCCCTGCTCGAGAAGGAGCGCCTCTTCGTGCTGAGCAAGCTGGACCTGCTCGGCGGCGAGACGCCGCCCCGCCCGTCCGGGCTCGAGGAGCGCGTGGGCTACCTCGCCATCAGCGCGGTGACCGGCGCCGGCCTGGACGCGCTGCGTCACGTGCTGGATCGCCACGTCACCCCGCCCGGGGAGGGCGACCGCCCCGGCCACTCCCCGATCCCCACCCTCTGA
- a CDS encoding TIGR01777 family protein: MTPLRIALSGASGMLGGALLTALAADGHTLTRLLRRAPRGPGELRWDPARGDLDAAALEGLDAVIHLSGENIAAGRWNAARKARLRTSRVGSSALLASRLATCARPPRALLCASAVGFYGDRGDERLDEGSAAGQGFFPALCRDWEAAASPAAAAGIRVVHLRFGVLLGAEGGALGRMLPIFRLGLGGPLGSGRQWLSWLSLEDATRAVRFALANESLAGPVNLVSPAPVRQRDFARALGRALHRPALLPAPAFALRLLLGEMADAALLASAAVHPGRLEAAGFTWRHPRLDDALADVL; encoded by the coding sequence ATGACGCCCCTGCGCATCGCGCTCTCCGGCGCCAGCGGCATGCTGGGCGGCGCGCTGCTGACCGCGCTGGCGGCCGACGGCCACACCCTGACCCGCCTGCTGCGCCGCGCACCGCGCGGCCCCGGCGAGCTCCGCTGGGACCCCGCCCGCGGCGACCTGGACGCCGCCGCGCTCGAGGGTCTGGACGCCGTGATCCACCTGTCGGGGGAGAACATCGCCGCCGGCCGCTGGAACGCCGCGCGCAAGGCGCGCCTGCGGACGAGCCGCGTCGGCAGCAGCGCCCTCCTCGCCAGCCGCCTGGCGACCTGCGCGCGCCCGCCGCGGGCGCTGCTCTGCGCCTCGGCCGTCGGCTTCTACGGCGACCGCGGCGACGAGCGCCTCGACGAGGGCAGCGCCGCGGGCCAGGGCTTCTTCCCGGCGCTGTGCCGGGACTGGGAGGCGGCCGCGTCGCCCGCCGCCGCCGCGGGGATCCGCGTCGTCCACCTGCGCTTCGGCGTCTTGCTGGGGGCCGAAGGCGGCGCGCTGGGCCGCATGCTGCCGATCTTCCGCCTGGGCCTGGGCGGTCCGCTGGGCAGCGGCCGGCAGTGGCTGAGCTGGCTGTCCCTGGAGGACGCGACGCGCGCCGTCCGCTTCGCGCTCGCGAACGAATCCCTCGCCGGGCCGGTGAACCTGGTCTCGCCGGCTCCCGTGCGCCAGCGTGACTTCGCGCGGGCGCTGGGCCGCGCGCTGCACCGCCCCGCCCTGCTCCCCGCGCCGGCCTTCGCGCTGCGCCTGCTCCTGGGCGAGATGGCCGACGCGGCCCTGCTGGCCAGCGCCGCCGTCCATCCGGGGCGGTTGGAGGCCGCAGGCTTCACGTGGCGGCACCCCCGCCTGGACGACGCGCTGGCGGACGTCCTCTAG
- a CDS encoding DNA-protecting protein DprA, translating to MSLRPRRRLDGSAQAHATTRDADPGVAGAALALSGRRCALHPDVDQLELSQRLLYQPARLAELVALGTPPPRWLEILRREPAPQDLPSPGVLRGQAETCRRLDIRVSPFGGADYPAALGQLPDPPPLLYYRGRLPGEGEPLLAIVGSRRASGQGLEMARRLGRAAAAAGRPVVSGLARGIDQAAQRGSLEQGPSWGVLGCGLDRVYPPEAGALAEAVVAAGGLLSEFPPGAPPLPFHFPRRNRLIAALGVALVVVEAGSRSGALHTARESQALGRELGAVPASPLNPSAGGSNRLLAEGCHLLLGPEDLPVLWGESAGPGHANGETWTPARCAREGVLDAERLSARSGWLITETLERLADWEREGAVERLGGGRFRVTDAAAPAATIDGGPRVD from the coding sequence TTGTCGCTCCGACCTCGACGCCGCCTCGACGGATCCGCCCAAGCCCATGCCACGACGCGCGATGCCGATCCTGGCGTCGCCGGCGCAGCGCTTGCGCTGTCCGGCCGGAGGTGTGCCCTGCATCCGGACGTCGATCAACTCGAGCTCTCCCAGCGCCTGCTCTACCAGCCGGCGCGCCTCGCCGAACTGGTGGCCCTGGGGACGCCGCCGCCCCGCTGGCTGGAAATCCTGCGCCGCGAGCCCGCGCCGCAGGACCTGCCGTCGCCCGGGGTGCTGCGCGGCCAGGCGGAGACCTGCCGGCGGCTCGACATCCGCGTGAGCCCCTTCGGGGGCGCGGACTACCCCGCCGCCCTGGGACAGCTCCCCGATCCGCCGCCGCTGCTCTACTACCGCGGGCGGCTGCCTGGCGAGGGCGAGCCGCTGCTGGCGATCGTAGGCAGCCGTCGGGCCAGCGGACAGGGGCTGGAGATGGCGCGGCGGCTCGGGCGCGCGGCCGCCGCGGCGGGACGGCCCGTGGTCAGCGGGCTCGCCCGGGGCATCGACCAGGCCGCCCAGCGCGGCAGCCTGGAGCAGGGGCCCAGCTGGGGCGTCCTGGGCTGCGGGCTCGACCGGGTCTATCCGCCCGAGGCGGGCGCGCTGGCCGAGGCGGTGGTGGCAGCCGGCGGACTCCTCAGCGAGTTCCCGCCGGGCGCGCCGCCGCTGCCCTTCCACTTTCCGCGGCGCAACCGGCTGATCGCGGCGCTGGGGGTGGCGCTCGTGGTGGTGGAGGCGGGGTCGCGCAGCGGCGCGCTGCATACGGCGCGCGAGAGCCAGGCCCTGGGCCGGGAACTGGGCGCGGTGCCCGCCAGTCCACTCAATCCCTCGGCGGGCGGGAGCAACCGCCTGCTCGCCGAGGGCTGCCACCTGCTGCTGGGTCCCGAGGACCTGCCGGTGCTCTGGGGCGAGTCGGCGGGGCCGGGGCACGCGAACGGCGAGACCTGGACGCCCGCGCGCTGCGCGCGCGAGGGCGTGCTGGACGCCGAGCGCCTCTCGGCGCGCAGCGGCTGGCTCATCACCGAGACCCTGGAACGGCTGGCCGACTGGGAGCGCGAGGGCGCGGTGGAACGTCTGGGCGGCGGGCGCTTTCGCGTGACCGATGCCGCCGCGCCGGCGGCGACGATTGATGGCGGGCCGCGCGTGGACTAG
- a CDS encoding lysophospholipid acyltransferase family protein, whose product MRLKHRIEFALVRGGLALGSLFPWSWISGTGALMGRFAFHVLRVRRRVTLENLRLALGERTTEAERRRIAADCYAQFGRSYWEYFALPAFRRRRVLERVDYSGLEHLEAARAAGKGVLFLAAHFGNWELLALATQALGLPVHLLVGDLANPGVDAAMNDLRRSLGFPVEHRGMGLRAVMKALRAGHGVGVQGDQEARWHGIVVPFFGMESLTHPGSAYLSLATGAPILPSFLVREGKRFRVIFDAPLWPEGKPTDAAVLALTAAHTARLEAVVRRHPEHWFWLHKRWKRAPRGEDGLPRRVAQAAN is encoded by the coding sequence ATGCGACTCAAGCACCGCATCGAATTCGCGCTGGTGCGCGGCGGGCTGGCCCTGGGTTCGCTCTTCCCCTGGTCGTGGATCAGCGGGACCGGAGCGCTGATGGGGCGCTTCGCCTTCCACGTGCTGCGCGTCCGCCGCCGCGTGACGCTCGAGAACCTGCGTCTGGCCCTGGGCGAGCGCACGACCGAGGCCGAGCGCCGGCGCATCGCCGCGGACTGCTACGCGCAGTTCGGCCGCAGCTACTGGGAGTACTTCGCCCTGCCCGCCTTTCGACGCCGCCGCGTGCTCGAGCGCGTGGACTACAGCGGCCTCGAGCATCTGGAGGCGGCGCGCGCAGCCGGCAAGGGCGTGCTCTTCCTCGCAGCGCACTTCGGCAACTGGGAGCTGCTGGCGCTGGCGACGCAGGCGCTGGGCCTGCCGGTGCACCTGCTGGTGGGCGACCTCGCCAACCCGGGCGTGGACGCGGCCATGAACGACCTGCGCCGCTCGCTCGGCTTTCCGGTGGAGCACCGGGGCATGGGCCTGCGCGCGGTGATGAAGGCGCTGCGCGCGGGACACGGCGTGGGGGTGCAGGGCGACCAGGAGGCGCGCTGGCACGGGATCGTCGTGCCCTTCTTCGGCATGGAGAGTCTCACGCATCCGGGCTCGGCCTACCTCAGCCTGGCCACGGGCGCGCCCATCCTGCCGAGCTTCCTGGTGCGCGAGGGCAAGCGCTTCCGCGTGATCTTCGACGCCCCGCTCTGGCCCGAGGGCAAGCCCACGGACGCGGCGGTGCTCGCGCTCACGGCCGCGCACACCGCGCGTCTGGAGGCGGTGGTGCGTCGCCATCCGGAGCACTGGTTCTGGCTGCACAAGCGCTGGAAGCGCGCGCCGCGCGGGGAGGACGGCCTCCCGCGGCGCGTGGCGCAGGCGGCGAACTAG
- a CDS encoding DUF3467 domain-containing protein, protein MADPKQPATTRIEIDLGDADEHYANITLVNQSSNEFILDFARLMPGRPKAQVHARVIMAPANVKALLRGLQQHVQRYEELHGALPEPGNQTPSAGFSEPGRA, encoded by the coding sequence ATGGCCGACCCCAAGCAGCCCGCCACGACCCGCATCGAGATCGATCTCGGCGACGCCGACGAGCACTACGCGAACATCACGCTCGTGAACCAGTCCAGCAACGAGTTCATCCTGGACTTCGCCCGCCTGATGCCCGGCCGGCCCAAGGCCCAGGTGCACGCGCGGGTCATCATGGCGCCGGCCAACGTGAAGGCCCTGCTGCGCGGCCTGCAGCAGCACGTCCAGCGCTACGAGGAACTGCACGGCGCGCTGCCCGAGCCGGGCAACCAGACGCCGTCCGCGGGCTTCTCGGAGCCCGGCCGCGCCTAG